The Spirosoma radiotolerans genome has a window encoding:
- a CDS encoding oxygenase MpaB family protein, with translation MPIPYRKRFGLFRNPAVRHELQLLDPIRDHQRMVHLLTAYEFPFDITRALELALFHTYASPRVSGLLARTGEFERHGQKRYDDTSRLISEFMESGYDSANGQRAIEHMNHIHGHYRIDNADFLFVLSTFVFYPIDWIRQYGWRQLSVSEEMALFYFFREVGRRMNLQDLPDSLADMRSFMAAYEDKHFRYTESNRKIADATVRIVQGWFPRFLHPLVQPTFAALINDKLRLAFGYQQPPAWFTAMTRGALWLRKWPLRWITFENYPSTVEKATYRSYPEGPPDIETVGPPELLKH, from the coding sequence ATGCCTATTCCTTACCGCAAACGCTTCGGTCTGTTTCGGAACCCGGCGGTTCGGCATGAACTGCAATTGCTGGACCCTATTCGTGATCACCAGCGCATGGTTCACCTGCTGACGGCCTACGAATTTCCGTTCGATATCACGCGTGCGCTGGAGCTGGCCCTGTTTCATACTTACGCCAGTCCACGGGTATCGGGACTGCTGGCGCGAACAGGCGAGTTTGAACGCCACGGCCAGAAACGGTACGATGATACGAGCCGCCTGATTTCGGAGTTTATGGAATCGGGCTACGACAGTGCCAACGGGCAGCGGGCCATTGAGCACATGAACCACATTCATGGCCACTACCGCATCGACAACGCTGATTTTTTGTTTGTTCTGTCCACGTTTGTGTTTTATCCCATTGACTGGATCAGGCAGTACGGCTGGCGACAACTGAGCGTTTCGGAAGAAATGGCCCTATTTTATTTTTTCCGGGAAGTGGGGCGACGGATGAACCTGCAGGACTTGCCAGATAGCCTGGCCGACATGCGTTCGTTCATGGCCGCTTATGAAGACAAGCACTTTCGCTACACGGAAAGTAACCGCAAAATTGCCGATGCCACCGTCCGGATTGTACAGGGATGGTTTCCCCGGTTTCTGCACCCGCTCGTGCAGCCTACGTTTGCCGCGCTGATAAACGACAAGCTTCGGTTAGCCTTTGGCTACCAGCAACCACCGGCCTGGTTTACAGCCATGACAAGAGGTGCGTTGTGGCTGCGAAAATGGCCACTGCGCTGGATCACCTTTGAAAATTACCCGTCTACCGTCGAGAAGGCAACTTATCGTTCGT
- a CDS encoding alpha/beta fold hydrolase, with protein MKFETEPGFFLSADAWGNPANPTVVLLHGGGQTRHSWGDTAQRLADAGWYAIALDARGHGDSDWSAEGHYSIDYLASDLRAVCAQLSGKPALVGASMGGMTALIAEGERPAGTVSICSAIVLVDIAPRSEQKGIERIFAFMSANQDGFASLDDAAEAVAAYLPNRPRPSDNSRLEKNLRFRTSATGEARYYWHWDPQMLALWRQHTGPDQQTSNEERLYRAAQALTVPTLIVRGGISDVVSEKVMAEFIDAVPHVRSVNVANAGHMVAGDSNHAFTKAVIEFLKSERMNE; from the coding sequence ATGAAATTCGAAACTGAGCCGGGGTTCTTTTTGTCGGCCGATGCCTGGGGAAACCCGGCAAACCCGACGGTCGTTCTGCTACACGGGGGCGGCCAAACCCGGCATTCCTGGGGCGACACAGCCCAACGGCTAGCCGATGCGGGTTGGTATGCCATCGCGCTTGATGCCCGCGGACATGGCGATAGCGACTGGTCGGCCGAAGGGCATTACAGTATTGATTACCTCGCCAGTGATTTACGAGCTGTTTGCGCGCAACTTTCCGGCAAACCCGCCTTAGTGGGCGCATCGATGGGCGGTATGACAGCCCTCATAGCGGAAGGCGAGCGACCCGCTGGCACGGTGTCCATTTGCTCAGCCATTGTTCTGGTCGACATTGCCCCACGTTCTGAGCAGAAAGGCATCGAGCGGATTTTTGCGTTCATGAGTGCCAATCAGGATGGGTTTGCCTCCCTTGACGACGCGGCCGAAGCGGTAGCCGCCTATTTACCTAACCGCCCCCGCCCGTCTGACAACAGCCGTCTGGAGAAAAACCTTCGGTTTCGTACCAGTGCAACCGGCGAAGCCCGCTACTATTGGCATTGGGACCCGCAGATGCTGGCACTCTGGCGGCAGCACACCGGCCCCGATCAGCAGACCAGCAATGAAGAACGGTTGTATCGGGCCGCTCAGGCGCTTACCGTCCCGACACTTATTGTGCGCGGGGGCATCAGCGATGTAGTGAGCGAAAAAGTAATGGCCGAATTCATTGACGCCGTTCCACACGTGCGAAGCGTCAATGTTGCCAATGCGGGTCATATGGTTGCCGGTGACTCAAATCATGCATTCACTAAGGCGGTTATCGAGTTTTTAAAGAGCGAACGAATGAATGAGTGA
- a CDS encoding MFS transporter: MKNSPRILTAWTFYDWANSVHSLVIVSSIFPVYFSATALNENGGPIIDFMGMSIKNSVLFSYTISAAFLLTALLSPIFSAIADYSGQKKTFMKAFCYTGAISCSLLYFFTRETTTLAVICFWLSLIGWSGSIVFYNSYLPDIATEDQYDRVSARGFSMGYLGSVLLMIFNLLVILKREWFGNISEGMASRIAFLTVGVWWVGFAQIPFSRLPDGIRKTGRQTGNYLLNGFKELKHVWAELQTQPLAKRFLIAFFVYNMAVQTVMYVATIFGSDELKLPGQSLIITVLLIQLVAIPGAYGFSRLSERLGNTYGLMTAVLVWIVVCAGAYYVQTQTQFFVLAAVVGLVMGGIQSLSRSTYSKLIPTTTDTASYFSFYDVTEKTSIVFGTLVYGLIEQLTGSMRNSILALLGLFVVGFVLLWRIPSQKVYRTHLETEEVL, encoded by the coding sequence ATGAAAAACTCTCCTCGTATCCTGACTGCCTGGACATTTTACGACTGGGCCAACTCGGTTCACTCGCTGGTTATTGTATCGAGCATTTTCCCCGTTTACTTTTCCGCTACCGCGCTTAACGAAAACGGCGGTCCCATCATTGACTTCATGGGCATGTCGATCAAGAATTCCGTTTTATTTTCTTATACAATCTCGGCAGCTTTCCTTCTGACGGCCCTTCTGTCCCCTATTTTCTCCGCCATAGCCGACTACAGCGGCCAGAAGAAAACATTCATGAAAGCCTTTTGCTATACCGGAGCGATCAGTTGCAGCCTGTTGTATTTTTTTACCAGAGAAACCACGACCCTGGCGGTCATTTGTTTCTGGCTAAGTCTGATCGGCTGGAGCGGCAGCATCGTCTTTTACAACTCGTACCTCCCCGATATTGCAACCGAAGATCAGTATGATCGGGTTAGCGCCCGTGGGTTTTCAATGGGGTATCTGGGCAGCGTACTGCTGATGATTTTCAATCTGCTGGTGATTCTGAAACGCGAGTGGTTCGGCAATATATCGGAAGGCATGGCTTCCCGGATTGCCTTCTTGACCGTAGGTGTCTGGTGGGTTGGTTTCGCCCAGATTCCGTTTAGCCGCCTGCCCGATGGCATCCGGAAAACGGGTCGGCAAACAGGTAACTATCTGCTCAATGGCTTTAAAGAGTTAAAGCATGTTTGGGCGGAGTTACAGACTCAACCGTTGGCCAAGCGGTTTCTGATCGCATTTTTTGTGTACAATATGGCCGTACAGACGGTAATGTATGTGGCCACGATCTTTGGCAGCGATGAGTTGAAATTACCCGGCCAGAGCTTGATTATCACGGTGTTGCTGATTCAGCTCGTGGCGATTCCGGGGGCCTACGGCTTCTCGCGCCTGTCGGAGCGGTTGGGCAATACGTACGGACTCATGACGGCGGTACTGGTCTGGATTGTGGTCTGCGCCGGGGCCTATTATGTACAAACCCAAACCCAGTTTTTTGTGCTGGCAGCCGTTGTTGGGTTGGTTATGGGCGGCATTCAATCCCTGTCCCGCTCCACCTACTCCAAATTAATTCCAACCACGACCGACACGGCCTCCTATTTTAGTTTTTACGACGTCACCGAAAAAACATCTATCGTCTTTGGCACCCTGGTGTACGGGCTGATTGAACAATTAACGGGGAGCATGCGCAATTCGATACTGGCTCTGTTAGGGCTATTTGTAGTTGGATTTGTGCTTTTGTGGCGAATTCCTTCACAAAAAGTTTACCGTACCCATTTGGAAACAGAGGAAGTTTTGTAA
- a CDS encoding thioredoxin domain-containing protein yields MSNQLQYETSPYLLQHAENPVNWYPWGEEALNKAIDEDKPILVSIGYSACHWCHVMERESFEKEMVAEVMNAHFVCIKVDREERPDVDAIYMDAVQAMGVQGGWPLNVFLMPDAKPFYGVTYLPQKNWMHLLDSIRAAFAEHRTDLVQSAEGFARELNLTDAERYGLSPNDPLFAPEMLDVLYRKVAVKSDDEKGGLRRAPKFPMPSVWRFLLRYYDVTVATGIDNESALHQVKLTLDRMALGGIYDQLGGGFARYSTDADWFAPHFEKMLYDNGQLLTLYAEAYSLTRSPLYKHVIYQTVGFLQRELLSPEGGFYSALDADSEGIEGKFYTFTTPELKQTLGVDNDWFAELYSLTEEGNWDPGHGGLRTNILHRTESDESFAERMGWSLGDLGVRLDATHTRLLRIRNERIRPGLDDKILCSWNGLLLKGLATAYRVFGEPEFLTLALRLAYFLLRKMRDSRNGRLWHTYKNGRARQTGFLDDYATVIDGLLALYQATFTESWLTEADQLMQYVLTNFADNTVTDETGADPMFFFTDKNGEELIARRKELFDNVIPSSNSMMAENLYALSLLLDRPQYAERADQMLGRVQPLVQQNADYLTNWASQFALRARPTAEIAIVGPEAAQFRAELDAAFYPNKVVCGTTDRSELPLLQQRGPINGQTAVYVCYNRACQLPVTRVADVWKLVR; encoded by the coding sequence ATGTCGAATCAACTTCAATACGAAACGAGTCCCTACTTGCTCCAACATGCCGAAAATCCAGTGAACTGGTATCCCTGGGGCGAGGAAGCGCTGAATAAAGCCATCGACGAAGACAAGCCCATTCTGGTCAGTATTGGCTATTCGGCCTGTCATTGGTGCCACGTGATGGAACGGGAATCGTTCGAGAAAGAGATGGTGGCCGAGGTGATGAATGCTCATTTCGTGTGCATCAAAGTGGATCGGGAGGAGCGTCCTGATGTCGATGCCATTTACATGGACGCTGTGCAGGCCATGGGTGTACAGGGTGGGTGGCCACTCAACGTATTTCTTATGCCCGATGCCAAACCGTTTTATGGGGTCACCTACCTGCCACAGAAAAACTGGATGCACTTGTTAGACAGCATCCGGGCTGCCTTTGCCGAACATCGGACAGATTTGGTGCAGTCGGCGGAAGGGTTTGCCCGCGAATTGAATCTGACCGATGCCGAACGATATGGCCTGTCGCCGAATGACCCGCTCTTTGCCCCCGAAATGCTCGACGTGTTGTATCGGAAAGTAGCCGTCAAGTCCGATGATGAAAAAGGCGGATTACGTCGTGCTCCCAAGTTTCCAATGCCCAGCGTCTGGCGGTTTTTATTGCGGTATTACGACGTTACGGTGGCTACCGGTATCGATAATGAATCAGCGCTGCATCAGGTTAAGCTGACGCTGGACCGCATGGCGCTTGGCGGTATCTACGATCAGCTAGGTGGTGGGTTTGCCCGCTATTCGACGGATGCTGACTGGTTTGCTCCTCACTTTGAGAAAATGCTTTATGATAACGGGCAATTGCTAACGCTTTATGCGGAAGCTTATAGTTTAACTCGAAGTCCTTTATATAAACACGTTATATACCAGACGGTTGGATTTTTGCAACGAGAGTTACTTAGCCCTGAGGGCGGATTTTACTCAGCCCTGGATGCCGACAGTGAAGGTATAGAAGGGAAGTTTTATACGTTCACGACACCTGAACTAAAGCAAACACTCGGAGTCGATAATGACTGGTTTGCTGAGTTGTATAGCTTAACGGAGGAGGGGAACTGGGACCCCGGCCACGGTGGACTCCGGACCAATATTCTGCACCGAACCGAATCCGACGAATCTTTTGCCGAACGTATGGGCTGGTCATTGGGAGACTTAGGCGTTCGTCTGGATGCTACACACACTCGGTTGTTACGAATCAGAAATGAACGGATCCGTCCGGGGTTAGACGATAAGATACTGTGTTCCTGGAATGGCCTGCTGTTGAAAGGACTCGCCACGGCCTACCGCGTTTTCGGTGAACCCGAATTTCTGACGCTGGCCCTTAGGCTGGCCTATTTCCTGCTCAGAAAAATGCGGGACAGTCGAAATGGCCGGCTTTGGCATACTTATAAAAACGGCAGAGCGCGCCAGACAGGTTTTCTGGATGATTATGCCACGGTAATCGACGGGCTGCTGGCCTTGTATCAGGCTACCTTTACGGAAAGCTGGCTGACCGAAGCGGACCAACTGATGCAGTATGTACTGACCAATTTTGCTGATAACACGGTCACCGACGAAACCGGGGCAGACCCGATGTTTTTCTTTACGGATAAAAACGGGGAGGAGCTTATTGCCCGGCGCAAAGAGCTATTCGATAACGTCATTCCCTCGTCGAACTCGATGATGGCCGAAAACCTATATGCGTTGAGCTTATTGCTCGATAGGCCACAGTATGCCGAACGCGCCGACCAGATGCTGGGTCGCGTGCAACCCCTGGTGCAGCAAAACGCCGATTACCTCACAAACTGGGCCTCCCAATTTGCCCTGCGTGCCCGGCCCACAGCCGAAATTGCCATTGTAGGCCCCGAGGCTGCACAGTTTCGGGCGGAACTGGACGCTGCCTTTTACCCGAACAAAGTCGTATGTGGCACGACGGATAGGAGTGAACTACCTCTTTTACAACAACGGGGCCCTATTAACGGACAAACGGCTGTTTACGTCTGCTACAATCGGGCCTGTCAACTTCCTGTTACCCGCGTAGCTGACGTCTGGAAGCTGGTTCGGTAA
- a CDS encoding T9SS type A sorting domain-containing protein, which translates to MRIPFGFFLFWISGFWLTNHSAALAQQQCAERLTFTPVSQPNQIEWSKFPEFSLPFPIVYGGPRFADTQASPLKHGFSQLVDIKDSEYGTLVQPAQRAVVYYGIATGLNQPWETIESPWANDLTAYRAKWDNFLSGIAGGQKNASGLYKLPIGRLALDYERILETDSRILTIKRDSRVPDIYRNLSDADFVAAYKKAMRNLYAEGIRYIRQHADLTGISVTSYADTPVLNNYLNVPTYSWTDWTTSLSRTNYLVQDSTGRGIGGPYYEQLDALSPSAYYYYDYPNPLAKDYLAYLLFQVEVNRAWSSKPVIPWVWLRYHDSSSSFPNFIQPFMAEAMAIFPFFSGAAGLWLWDNPTLAPARTDIYAAYEHFTHGLYRLSRFADMFQGSYERVIETPARDLMDKQLPVWRGVVKENKILVAAQNPYADETQKTSLTVRYKSWQQTIELTGREVYLCRFDMGMVTAIEPAFADLMVYPNPAQTTLTVTFGHLPAPITELDLINLTGQSVVRRQVNSVKEVLNVANLPTGQYILRIKNGTGIQTKKVVIH; encoded by the coding sequence ATGCGTATCCCTTTTGGCTTTTTCTTATTCTGGATAAGTGGGTTTTGGTTGACGAATCATTCAGCCGCCCTGGCTCAACAGCAGTGCGCTGAGCGGCTTACCTTCACGCCGGTAAGTCAGCCAAACCAGATTGAATGGAGCAAATTTCCCGAGTTTTCCCTGCCGTTTCCGATTGTTTATGGTGGCCCTCGCTTTGCCGATACGCAGGCCAGTCCCCTCAAACACGGATTTAGCCAACTGGTTGACATCAAGGACAGTGAATATGGTACGCTGGTGCAGCCTGCTCAACGGGCTGTTGTGTATTACGGCATCGCGACGGGCCTCAATCAGCCCTGGGAAACCATTGAAAGCCCCTGGGCGAACGACCTGACGGCCTATCGCGCAAAGTGGGATAACTTCCTGTCCGGGATTGCCGGGGGGCAGAAAAACGCGTCTGGTTTGTATAAACTCCCCATTGGTCGACTGGCGCTGGATTATGAGCGTATTCTGGAAACCGACAGTCGGATTTTAACGATCAAGCGGGATAGTCGCGTACCGGACATCTACCGAAATTTAAGTGATGCCGACTTTGTCGCTGCTTACAAAAAAGCCATGCGGAACCTATACGCCGAAGGCATACGCTACATTCGTCAACATGCCGATCTGACGGGCATCAGCGTGACCAGCTATGCCGACACACCCGTGCTGAACAACTACCTGAACGTACCCACCTACAGCTGGACCGATTGGACAACGAGCCTGAGCCGGACCAATTACTTGGTTCAGGATTCGACCGGGCGGGGCATTGGCGGGCCTTATTACGAACAACTGGACGCCCTGTCGCCCTCGGCCTATTATTATTACGATTACCCAAATCCCCTGGCGAAGGATTACCTGGCTTACCTGTTGTTCCAGGTGGAGGTAAATCGGGCGTGGAGCAGCAAACCCGTGATTCCCTGGGTCTGGCTGCGGTATCATGATAGTTCGAGTAGCTTTCCCAATTTCATCCAGCCCTTTATGGCCGAGGCCATGGCTATCTTTCCGTTTTTTTCGGGAGCCGCCGGTCTTTGGCTTTGGGATAATCCAACCCTGGCACCCGCCCGAACGGATATCTATGCGGCTTATGAGCATTTCACTCACGGCCTATATCGGCTGTCGCGCTTTGCCGATATGTTTCAGGGAAGTTACGAGCGCGTCATCGAAACACCCGCCCGCGACCTGATGGACAAACAGCTACCTGTCTGGCGGGGGGTGGTTAAGGAGAATAAAATCCTGGTGGCCGCTCAGAATCCATATGCGGATGAGACCCAAAAAACAAGCCTGACGGTTCGGTATAAATCCTGGCAGCAGACCATTGAACTGACTGGGCGGGAAGTCTACTTGTGTCGATTCGATATGGGGATGGTGACCGCTATTGAGCCTGCTTTTGCCGATCTGATGGTCTATCCGAACCCGGCCCAAACGACCCTTACGGTTACTTTTGGGCACCTGCCTGCTCCCATTACCGAACTTGACTTGATTAACCTAACCGGCCAATCCGTTGTCAGGAGGCAGGTTAACAGTGTTAAGGAAGTTCTGAATGTGGCCAATTTGCCTACTGGACAATATATCCTGCGCATTAAAAACGGAACCGGAATCCAGACGAAAAAAGTAGTTATCCATTAG